cgtccgagctctaacgccggactgtattcgaggtatcttttgcagccgagcaccaatgccggaccgcttcccagctctaacgccggaatgtatccgagctccaacgccggactatgtacccgagctccaacgccggactgtatccgagctccaacgccagactatatccgaggtgtcatatcaccttggttcaaaaaaatttgaaggagtttagccgagcttaatgccggaaatgccctctatggagccaaccactagcgcccgagctttatgtcggattgcttccgaggtggtgcaccaccccgaatgtgggccaatttttgtgaatattttttattggtgcaatttattctctgccgagatatatagccagtagctctCAAGGtatgtatcagtctaaaacccgagatgcacctgaaggatgacgtaagaccgctgatcctagtagtcgttgagactcatgttgatttgcaaaatcggcctgaggaccaAGTCCAAGCtcagcagaatacttcgggacactaaaagcggcatgctcagtcctcgagactcaggttgggtgcggccgaccaacctgaggatcaaaatctcctcggaaactatattgcacataaaattttctacattggacaagcaatgcagtagcccccgagacactggtcgggtggcaacaccagatcaggggatcgatgtgcccctttaatatttgtaaataataagcccgaagcccagtagcccccgagtcttaatgcgggcacgggtggccgaattagggatcaatatccatagtaaaatcacgaattatgtgtaatgactctatgtatccaagtaatttacgtcattaatgctcagatccgcattgtacaaaactttgttgaccgaccatctgcttccacctcctcggccagtagccgaggagtgtttgtcctactttataaaacctttatgagggcaaagatttacaacaaataaGGCaacctggccatacggttttataaacaaaggtacgtagagagttatattactgtttaacagaagaaatgtcttccaaagaaaatagtcccgctatcggttcctttctttgggttgtcatgctaagcatgatcattaaatctcagctctaatgtaagagcaaaatatcaatgatttagtttgggaggccagttaatagcccccggtagtgttcggcgacagtcggggtcaagccgtaaacacttcggccaatgttatgaacggaccgtcatttaacatagtcatcggatcgctgaccagtttacgcttattgtgacagtcagttttcggctttctctactgaggtgcttaaccatgtgagctggaagtacaatcgcagtggttctccctttgcacgcctagccgaacaaaacggaacgtaggaagcaagtgcaggagccgggcaacccaactattgaccgaagacacaattcaaaactgatgcatatatagcaatgtctgagaatgtttttgccgaatccctaaaggtgtccggcgttgcactgcgagactaatgctggaaaagcacaaataatttaaaagtgccaaaaagcttggaaaaccaagaaacgtcagtaaaaacatgacgtccgaacaagatcaagtgttcgatgccaatccgaaaattggtcttagaaaaaagaagtgcttctgtcgtgctttaacatgatacatcatatctcaagacttcgagaggGTCAACCTATGGCTTCaaactcctatcccgagggcggagtacttctcattaggccagtttagcaaactaaactctagcggctttgagagagaagttaggctccccggctagtgacctcacactcgcgtcgaaaaaagaagtgataaataataataataataaaactttgcaacgactaagaagaagaagacttattataaaacggctcaaataaacttaagagcccccaagtgacttgggtagaagaatgattgcatgtaccgaagtacttatatcatatctatgttcaaccgaactttaaacgcgtcttaaccgaccgtcggcttctccctcttcggtcaaggaccgaaaagtgttatgtgctccattggtcgagaatatcgacggtgtttccaataaccaggcaatcaggccataaggctgtaacagacaaagcgcgctcagggaacttatgctatattactgcgaattgtaagaagcatctttgaaaaaaatagtacccccaccgatacctttcttcggtgctcattgttattatgagacttgtgcaatagattttttgtactcatgagttccgttgtgtgccgaccatcattgaaaactataagagcgttatcttttggcttcacccagtctgaggtctggctcgggtgacccgatcgtgacaatcgcagaggtgcttcgtttactccctagccgaacaatcgggaacgtaggggtaaacacaggagcgaggcaacccagcttgccaatcgcttaagtcaacatggtgcatattgtggcgtaatacacgaacaaggaacgaagccgtacaagtataatcatatgcaacaggaaaagcttcataaaggaagccccaagtaaacagggtatttgaatttatgcgtcacaaacaaagtttggacaagaaaattttttacaagcaacttttttccaaaaaagtataatgcttggtcgaaccgaacacaagttagaaattaaagctttgagcatgaaagcgacttagctggttaatgtgttcggtattgatgacgcggtccgagcttgatgcggggcaaggttccatcccccaagccggtcccgaggtggcggagcggagatctcgacacaccgaagtggtgacatagcacggtcaatgcagaccggcagagtgatgccgaagtcaccGGATCATTTTCTGTGCACAAAaagtagtgcaaaccggagataatagtaataataataattaaaaaatcattgcataataaataatttatgcaaagtgagtaataaaagaaatatggcctggcgtcgaagtcaatgtcgatgcaggacgtcggcgtgatgcggtaaaggcgtggcaaagcctgaattcacaggtcggtccgagttccggatgcgatgttcgccggactatgtacggaaactgaccgaaccaccaggcgaccgtcgttaatgtggccatcatttgatagacctatatacagatgatggacaaatcagagtaatgattccttgggaaaaataaacccaaacaagcaaaaaatattaggattgatagcacctagtttatttgttgtagcaatccgaagaaaggtgattcccaaaattgggactcggtccgcacacccattgcctgaatggcaataaagcgacggtatggcgatgctggcaaaggttggctcgccgaggcaaagccctcggtccagctaacatgacggagctggtcggctagtgacgccgaagtctccggagtaggttgatgaagagatggcgaagcccccggtccagtcgagatgtcgaagcctcgatgtcagccgatgagtcgaagtaggtcggcgtgacggacaccagcttgaagaagcaatagtgcggccctgccgatgcaggtcgtgacgtggtcgatgtcgacttgatgaagtgactgtgcggcgatgccggtatgcccgctccgtgtaatccgtggggcggcgattttggtgatgatttatccttcgcgatgccgaactcttgttcggcttgccgagatgatgatccgaagaaattgagctcggctcaataaagtgACAGCGTggttagcgcaggtcggcagccataGAGCAACTTTCTTCAAAAAGACTTCAAAATTAGCGTGATGATGAAGATCATATTGAAAAAGACTTCAAAATTAGCGGGACGCGTTtgggaataaaacacaataccccatacaaaactttcttcaaaaaggatgtccgaaatcccgttcataaaaaagatgaattcgggtcggattcgttctcgcgcagaaaacagatccgaaaagtgatgcattaATCGgatggttcccggagtttggatggtcggatcaagctgaaattttgaggggtggtagatatagtaattccgcagccgatcaacggttggatcttccaaaggacgtccgagctagaagctggacatcacgccctaaactcgtccagattcccgttcaGATTTGACAGGGGTCCGGTATATtatagattgccggagattcctccatcggaactcgacgaaattttgcatggtctttgaagactcaattccgcacaattccatcaaagggatcgtcaaagcgatgctctaataggtggtggcagcggatacaagttcgctgtttggaaaaacagcacggtcgcttgagggcaatgttgacgttgagcccccgagctccatagatgattcctccatgatcttgatagagatcggagttgatgtttgatgaaggccctcgcccgaacatggtgatccgaacacggggcgcaattcttggtcgaaccaaggtgatcagtcgagctggtgatggagatgccaaagtcgcagttgatctgcagacgagccatcgatccttttgtcgatcacacagcggaactctcaatgaaagcaccaatgtcggtgtcaaaaccggcggatctcgggtagggggtcccgaactgtgcgtccagaccggatggtaacaggaggcatgggacaggatgttttacccaggttcgggccctcttgatggaggtaaaaccctacgtcctgcttgattaatattgatgatatgggtagtacaaaagtagatctaccagagattaaggaggctaaaaccctaaaagttagcccatggtatgattgtatgttgtatatgatctatcgactagcctgtccctggtttatataatgcaccagaggcctatgttaacaagagtcctagccaaatacgccggtggggagaagtccttgtcttgatcaccaagtcttgtggaatcttccttgtatgcggcagctgtccgaactggcccatgagtataaggccacgggggtcctcggcccaatctatcaaaTCGGGagttgacgtgttgagtaccccctaatccaggacaccatcagtgccTCTTAACATGATTCTACACGAAGAGTTTACATTGATCATAGTTGAAAAAACATAATCTGCAATCCAACTGGTGAGGCCACCGGTTTAGGGTTTTACCTGTTGGACCGTCTGTTGAGCTACTTCATTTGCGACAAAAAAAGAATATTGAAGTTATTTAAAGAAGATAACCTCTAATCAAATATATAAACTTAGTATTGGTTGTGCTTTATTATTAAATCACACTTTGAAGGTAGCCCAGTTGGCATTTGCCTTTGGGCGCGCGGTGACACTAGATCAAAGGTTCAANNNNNNNNNNNNNNNNNNNNNNNNNNNNNNNNNNNNNNNNNNNNNNNNNNNNNNNNNNNNNNNNNNNNNNNNNNNNNNNNNNNNNNNNNNNNNNNNNNNNNNNNNNNNNNNNNNNNNNNNNNNNNNNNNNNNNNNNNNNNNNNNNNNNNNNNNNNNNNNNNNNNNNNNNNNNNNNNNNNNNNNNNNNNNNNNNNNNNNNNNNNNNNNNNNNNNNNNNNNNNNNNNNNNNNNNNNNNNNNNNNNNNNNNNNNNNNNNNNNNNNNNNNNNNNNNNNNNNNNCAAACACCTTTATTCTCAACCGTGTTCTTAACATCTTTATGAAGCTTGTTTCTAGTTCTAATCACTTACGGGGATAGCAAAACATCCTATAAGTCGCGGTCTATAGTAAGCAtcaccaaacaagaacaacacgctTTTATGAAAAACATTGTGAGACTCAAAAAAGCATATAATAAATTTTAGAGCACTAGACAATAAACATCTGAAAAAAAAATATTTATCATCACCATATTGCAACAGATTGGAACGTCCTTCCACTACTTATTGAACCCCAGTTTGCATAGCTTTATCTACAATGATAGTCAGAGCACTGTAAAAAAACCTTTCAATTGAAACATTTTTTATACAATATACAAACAATAGTTTAATTTTACATATATCTTTTCAAAAGCAACTTCAAAAGGAAGAGcactttgttttttatgatgaaagGTGTTCAAGTCTAGAGGTAGTTTTGAATAGGAAATATCGTCTCTACAACTCCATGATATCTGAAAATAAAACAATAAGAAGGCGTACACCATCAACAAATACAAATATGCGAACATGGCCCTTGTTCTTGCCGTACACAACCCTCTATGCAAGTAACGCAAGCACGTATAGTAGGTGGCCAGGGCAGCTCGCACGGATAATCCCGTAAGCCCAAATGATCGGTTGTCTTGTGGTTGCGTTTCGCCACCTCCATGGTATCAAGGTTGACGGAGAATAGCCATGTTCCACTTGCCGGAGCGAGAAGGACGAACTTCGGGCTGGTTACAACAACCTTCAAAGAGTCCTcaaagcagtggcggagcttgggctGATTTTGTGGAGGGGCAAATGGGCTGGAGGGGCAAGAAATATGAGTTTAGGCTGATTTTAACTGGGCATATGGGCTGAATACTAGGGGATATATGCTAGTTTTCTCATGGGCTGGGGGGGCAATGGCCCAGGTTGCTCTCCACTAAGCTCCGCCACTGCCTCAAAGTACTCCTCTTTATACCCTTCCAGCCCACGCGTTGCCTCCATCAACTCGAGGCTCTTGTGCAGCTCCCACGCATTACCTAAGTATGTGATCGTGGGTCTCACAAAGATCTGGAGGGTGTCCCGGGCGAAGAAGCATGCCCTCGCGTTGCCAATGTCGTCACACATACCGTCGTATTGTTGATAGACCACACAGACCACCTTGAATGTTTCCATGCTGTCGACGACATGCACGCGGATGCCGATCTCAGGCTTGAACTCAGCGCGCCTCTCTGTGCCGACGAGGTACGAGCCCAGGCAGCGGTGACGCTTCATCTCCTCCATGTGCGGGATCAGCTGGTAGCGCCGCGTGGCCGGCTCGCAAACCATGAGGTCGGGGAAGCAGCGGCGCATCCACCCGCTCTTTTTCTTCTCGGCGAGGAGCACAAGGCTGCCGCCGTTGTCGACGACCTCCCATGCACTACTGTCACCGGGGAGGAAGTCGAGGGAGAAGCGGCGGCTCTCAACACCGTGCTGCGCCGTTGGGACGAACGCGATCTCCCGGCCGCCCAGAGGGGACACACGGTTGTAGTAGTTTCCTGCGACGGGGCGTGGGTATGGGGCCCGTGGACGGGCTTTGCAGAGCTCGGTGACGAAGAACCATGAGCGGCCCATGATCCGGCGCCACCGCTTGCAGGTGGCCGCCACGCGGACGAGGCAGAGAGGCGACcacatgaggcgctcgaggatcggcTCCAGGAGCCTGTCAGGGACGTTCTGCAGCGTCGTCAGCGCTGGGGGCTTCGCGTCGGCGGCCATGGAGATGCCGGCCGGATCAGCAGTCTCCCTCTGCGCCGCAGATCGGGGTGTAGAGAGATTTATTCCTCAGCGTAACAAATGGAGTCCGCTGccaaagtttttttttttttttgaggcaagTCAAAGTTTGGGTAGGCTTACTACACAGCCCTCGGGCCCAGTTGTTCACGGGCCATGAGCCGGTGACACCGCCATTCGTCGTCCTGGGCTGCGCGCGAGCCTGTCTAAACAAGAAAGTGGAAACATGCGAGCCTGTCTACACACCTTGAATGTTTCCATGCTGTGGACGACACGCATGCCGCCCCCGGGCTTGAACTCAAAGTTCCTCTCGGTGCCCACGAGGTGTGAGCCGAGGCAGCGGTGATGCTTCATCTCCTCCATGCGCGGGATCAGCTGGTAGCGGCGCGTGGCCGGCTCGCAGACCAGGAGGTCGGGGAAGCAGCGCCGCATCCACccgctcttcttcttcttggcgaggAGGACGAGGCTGCGGCTGCTGTCCACGATCTCCCATTTTTTGCTGCCGCCGGGGAGGAAGTCGAGCGAGAAGTGGCGGCTCTCGACGCGGCGCTGCGCCGCCGGCGAGGTGGGGACGAAGACGATCTCCCGGCTGCCCAGGGGGCACACACGGTTGTAGTAGTTTCCTGCGACGGGGCGTCGGTTTGGGGCCGGCCGGTGGGTGGGCTATGTAGAGCTCGCTGGCGAAGAACCATGAGCGGCCCATGATCCGGCGCCACCGCTTGCAGGTGGCCGCCGCGCGAACGAGGCAGAAAGGCGACGACATGAGACGCGCCAGGATCGGCTCCAGGAGCCTGTCGGGGACGTCCTGCAGCGTCGTGGCCGGCGGTGGCTTGGCGTCGGCGGCCATGGAGATGGCCGGCCTGATCAGCAGTCTCCCTGTGCGCCGCAGATCGGGGTCGAGAGATTTATTCCTCAGCGTAACAAATGGAATCCGTTGTCAAAGTTTGGGCAGGCTTATCGCACACGGTGGTGTGGTACTGGTCTAGACCTTTTTTTTTAGAACAAACATGGTACTGGATTAGATAGCCCTCTGGCCCAGTTATTAATGGGCCATGAGCCCGTGACACTTTGCCATTTGTTAGAGGCCGCGCGCGAGCCCGCCTCCCTAAAAAAAAGGAAAGTGATAAAAAAAAGTAGCACGATTAGTGTGTGTGTGCACTTTGCACAACTAGTTCCCGGCGGGGGATTCTAAAAAAAAAGGTTCCTGTCGGGGAAGAATGCTTTTCTTCGGCTCTGAAAGTAGTACGTACGTTCCAGGTGAAACATTCGTTTGATAAGAAAAGTTTTCTTTTCATGTGTTGCAAGTATTGGCTTTTGCTTCAACAAGTTAACCTGTTAAACGACACTTTTCCTTTGCGTTCGTCAATCAATTCACTCACCATCTTTACCCTGTTTCGAGGGGCAACATAATTATGTGTCTTGTCTACAAAGCAATACTCCTATCATCAGATTAACTTAACCAGTTGCCTGTCACCGAGGGGATTCGACAGTGATTGCTTTCTATTTTACTCCCCCCGGCCAGCTCTATTTTTTGGATCTGAAGAAAAGGGAAACATCAGTCGGCGGTAGAATCGATTCACAATCGGCTATGTGCTTTTCTTTCTACCCCGCATCAAGGGTGATGCCAAACAAGATAGGAGTTCTAGTTCCTGCTGGCTGTTTATTGTGCTTTTCACATTGTTTTTCAAGAATGTCCTTTTCGTATTTACCTTGTGACCGACGATCGGTGTTGTCATAGCCAAGCTGTACTAAAATAGAATACGTATCTAGGTTTTCTCTGTTTATACTGAAATGTTTGGTTAAATATATATGTTTTATGAGCAAATGTGTAGAGTCATAGTCCATTTTTACTGCAAGAaaaattgttcatctccaccgatgGGTAGTCAAAACAGTTCTTTTATGTTCACTCCACGTAATTTAGAGTcaatagtaaaatagtttatgcaaTAGGGTGCATTTTAAACTGATTCTACACGGAAAAAAGCTATTAACAGTTTAGATGATGTGGCCTACAGTTAAATAAAGAAAAAGAGAACTGAGTATCATGGTATGATACCGTATCAGATTAGATGGTGTGGTACTATGTgttatgcatgacaataaataaggtCATCTATAATACCACCCTATCATTTAGTGATGCTCTAACCACCAGATAACTTGACGATGGGGGTAAAGTGGTTTTGGCCCAGCGAGCCAAACTTAGATACAACCCACTATGATCAGCCTACTATGCACTATGTATATAGTATCATACAtcaatatcatatgcatgatattagcTAGTATACGACACTTTCCAATGCGGGACTGATTCTAAACGACGAGCTAGCATTAAATAGGTCAATGTACAAAGGCAACAAGTTTGACTCCTTAACGAGAGTGTGCCTCTTAATGAAGAGTTTGTTTGATTCTCCGTGCACATCGAGAATTATCCTACGTGGCAGAAATAAAAATCATCTCCATGTGCTTTTAGATGACCACAAACAAAATTAATACAAATACTTAATACTCTGCCATCTTCAAATCAATATCTCAAACATTTCTTTGGATCGCCATGGCAGTTCCTTGTATGGTgtcaaatcttcttcttcttcatacaAATGACTCGCAAATCTCGTGCATCTTCTTGAAAACAAAAGGTTGAAACATggagattttgaaaaaaaaattgttaaccTTGTCTAGTGATATCCTAGTATCCTTGCGTACAAAACATTCTAAAACGTGTACGGCCAAAATTTCCTATCTTTGACTTCTGATACGTAGAAGTATATGTTTCAATTGATCTGGTAAAAGTAATACTAGTATaattaaatctcaagatgatatgccagctcagtttttcgaagatgctcatagggatagggtgtgcgtgtgtgcgttcatagggatgagtgtatgtgcgtgtatatgagtgcttgtgtctgtactgatgttcaaaaaaaaaagGTAATATTCTTGTACTATTTCTTTTGGAAAGAAACAATAGGACAATGATATTGGCCCAAAATTCAAAGGTGAATTATTTCCCCCTTTCCCAGGAGATGTTTGCCATTTCGAATTTTAACATGTTTTTGTAGGAACAGGGATGAACAATCAAATGGCAAAGCTGACCTGATCCACATATGTATACGTTTTGAATTCTTCCACAAAGTCAGACTGTACAATCAATTCCTTGGTTTTCACCACATATATCCTTTCCAACTTCTGTTGAACTTGATGTCAAAAAATTCgagaacaaagaagaagaagaaaaatgagctGCTAGTAAGTATATTTCAGCGTCTGCACAGGAGGTGATTCTCCTCGTGGATGGTCTCGAGGTTGGGCCGCCTGGAGCGCGCGCTGCTGAGCCGGTGCTTGAGCACGTCGATCTCCGCGGCCACCGCGTCGTCCACCATCTCGTCCAGCCGCGCCCTCGGCGACGGCGCCTCCTCCGCGGCCGGCACGAAGGTGATGGCCGGCTCTGGtgcagccgccgtcgccgccgcggccCCGACCCCGACGGAGGACACCTTGGCGGAGCGGCGGGCCTCCCGCGTGGCCGCGGCGGCGAGGCGGGCCATGTCAGCTGCGGCCAGCTTCGTGCCGATGCGGTTCATGGGGAAGGTGGCGTAGACGACGCCCATCTCGAGGTCCTCGTCGGCGTGGAGCGCCTCGAGGCGGGTGCCGACGCGCGCGTGGCGCGTCTCGGCCACGAAGTGGCCCGGCGCGTCCATCATCAGCTCCGCCGCCGTGGCCGGCAGCGACACCCGCCGCACCGCGCCGTCGGGGAGGATCACCCGCGCGCCCTTCCCGCCCGGCGTCTTGGCCAGCGTGCACGACAGGTAGTTCCCCATGCCCGCTCGCGCGCCGCCGACAGAAGCTCCTCCAAGAACCGCGCGCGCTCGCACACCACACCAGAAGAAGCTGTTGCGCAAGGAGCCAAGCGGGGATGGAGGCCGAGCTAAAACAAGATCGCGCCGCGGAAGCAAAGCAGGTTGTTGAAGTGGCCGGGAACGCGATGGATGTTTGCGGTGGTTGGTTTGGGTTTGCGGCTTGCCGGCGACGCCGCGGCTTTATATAGCTACCGcgggtcgcctcggcggtggctagCTAGCTTGGATTGGAAACGCGTGCGGAGGAAGGTGACGGCGAAGGCAAGTCAGCGGGAGGGAGGTGGGTGTCTCCTCCCGCCGCGGGGCGCGTGCGAGGGTGTGGATGATGGGGTCGGGTCGTCGGTCGGCCCGCGCGCGCGGTGGTGATCTGCGATGCGCGTCCGGCGTGGTGGGGACGGAGCTCCCCTGCTGGCTGGGTGTGGGTGGGTCGGAATGTTCGATGGAAAAATGGTGTCGCCCCGGCCGTGTCGTGGGTGGCCGCGGCTTTTATCCGTGGGCGCCCGTCTATTTCAGGCTGTCAACGACACCTTTTCTGGCTTCAGATTCAGACCCAACAGCCAAGAACTACAAACTGTATTTCCTAAATCCGGCGCTTGCATGGGTTTTTGTATGACTCTAGCCAGTCTTTACACATTCTTTTTGTTGTCTTTGCACATCTAAGGGCGTCAGCGGCGCCAAATATAGCGATTAGCGATTATGATTATCCCACGAGAAACATAGGGCTGGGTTGGTTTTGGAAGTACGTAGTACTTGTTTAGGTAAATCCTTGAGATTATCAGGGTGGGTTGATTTCAAAAGCATTTGTTCAGGTAAATCATTCAGATTACTTGTTGTGTCTTCCAGTGAGAAAGCGACGAATCGTTGTTGGGTCTTgccttgttttcttcttctttagtAGTCGTGGACTGAAGAATGAGTGAGTAGAGGAGCTCAAGATATTGCATGTCTTTTTGTTGGATGTCGTTTTCTTGGGCTGGGTTTGGCTTGTCAATATTCAAACATGTGACCGTCATTTCCGCACGCCTTAAACGTGCTCCCGCTGTCCAGCGCCGTGCTTGCCATTTAACCATTTAGGTCTCCTTTTATTTAGAGGAATTTCATAGAAATTATAGAAGATAgaattcttataggattttttcctttaagctctttggttcataggaatggattcttaTTCCTACATAgaattggttcctatcctccacatttcataggaaaataaaaaagaatctagactcaatggaaaaattcctttggtgtcaaccaaatgtcatcttgtttcctattcctactcataagatttgagatacatgtcatcccatttcctacaagattcttattcctatgataatcctattcTATGAATTAAAATAGGCCTTAGCCTGCGAAGCAGGTAATAGATTTGGTCTGGTCCGTGGCTGCTGATGTAGACACGCAGAACTAGGGGCAGCAGCGGGCAAGTTAAGATGTTTTCAGTTGCTGTTATTGATCTGATTGTACTGCTAAGTAGTAAGAGAATCATGGTTAGCCTAGCTAGCAGTACATGTGCTACTCGCAAACTATTCCATCTTTCTTGCGCAAACTCCACTCGTGTAGCAGTATAAAATAATCACAGTGGGTAATTCACCTACCGACATGAACTGAAACTCTACCCCTGTAAATTTCTCGATCTTTTCGCAAGGGGACTCCCAGCGTTGACGACTGCAGCTAGCAAGCCAGGTTCATTGTTCAGACTCCAGGCTCATTAAACAATGTATACAGGTAGTATAAAGCTAATCCTTGCGAAGATTGTTCTAACCAAAATCCTCCGCCATGT
The sequence above is a segment of the Triticum dicoccoides isolate Atlit2015 ecotype Zavitan chromosome 1A, WEW_v2.0, whole genome shotgun sequence genome. Coding sequences within it:
- the LOC119333243 gene encoding uncharacterized protein LOC119333243; its protein translation is MGNYLSCTLAKTPGGKGARVILPDGAVRRVSLPATAAELMMDAPGHFVAETRHARVGTRLEALHADEDLEMGVVYATFPMNRIGTKLAAADMARLAAAATREARRSAKVSSVGVGAAAATAAAPEPAITFVPAAEEAPSPRARLDEMVDDAVAAEIDVLKHRLSSARSRRPNLETIHEENHLLCRR